From one Novosphingobium sp. genomic stretch:
- a CDS encoding SDR family NAD(P)-dependent oxidoreductase codes for MELNSSIAAVVTGGASGLGLATATALAQQGVQVTIFDRDADAGHKAAQEIGAIFAHVDVTSDESVQAGFAQARAAHGQERVLVNCAGIVTARKTVGKDKETGSILPYPIADFERVLAVNLAGTFRCIAASAAGMVALNPIDAHGQRGVIVNTASIAAQDGQMGQVAYAASKAGVVGMTLPIARDLMGDGIRVNTILPGIFETPMMASLPEKAQQALAANVPFPKRLGKAAEYAQTALFLIGHDYMNGECIRMDGAIRMGPR; via the coding sequence ATGGAACTGAACTCATCGATCGCGGCGGTGGTCACGGGCGGGGCCTCGGGCCTTGGGCTGGCGACGGCGACGGCTCTAGCGCAGCAGGGCGTGCAAGTCACCATCTTCGACCGCGACGCCGATGCCGGGCACAAGGCCGCGCAGGAGATCGGCGCGATCTTCGCCCATGTCGATGTCACCAGCGACGAAAGCGTTCAAGCAGGCTTCGCGCAGGCCCGCGCAGCGCATGGGCAGGAGCGGGTGCTGGTCAATTGCGCGGGCATTGTCACCGCGCGCAAAACGGTGGGGAAGGATAAGGAGACGGGCTCGATCCTGCCCTATCCCATTGCTGACTTCGAACGTGTGCTGGCGGTCAATCTGGCGGGCACCTTCCGCTGCATCGCGGCCAGTGCGGCGGGGATGGTGGCCTTGAACCCCATCGATGCGCATGGACAGCGCGGGGTGATCGTCAACACGGCCAGCATCGCGGCGCAGGATGGGCAGATGGGGCAGGTCGCCTATGCCGCCAGCAAGGCGGGCGTGGTGGGGATGACCCTGCCCATCGCGCGCGATTTGATGGGCGATGGCATCCGCGTCAACACCATCCTGCCGGGCATCTTCGAGACGCCGATGATGGCCAGCCTGCCTGAAAAGGCGCAGCAGGCGTTGGCCGCCAATGTGCCTTTCCCCAAGCGTCTGGGCAAGGCGGCGGAGTATGCTCAGACCGCTCTGTTCCTGATCGGCCACGATTACATGAACGGTGAGTGCATCCGCATGGATGGCGCGATCCGCATGGGCCCGCGTTGA